The Fortiea contorta PCC 7126 genome has a segment encoding these proteins:
- a CDS encoding serine/threonine protein kinase, whose amino-acid sequence MLAGTTLQAGKYTLNQEIGRGGFGITFKATHHYLGQEVVMKTINERLRQHPEFAKFERQFQDEARRLATCVHPNIVRVSDFFIEAGLPYMVMEYIPGETLGNAFILPGIPMPEATAIHYIRQIAAALQVVHNNGLLHRDIKPDNIILRAGTQEVVLIDFGIAREFNSGVRQTHTGMVSEGYSPIEQYLTQAPRTPATDVYGLAATLYALLTAQVPLPALLRDREKMPSPRELQPHLSAAVNQAVMRGMAVESRFRPPTVAEWLKLLPGMGMNAAPQVVPTHTVATVNLSLQEQENLLKRTTQRRMPITSAIANVKSLAPKLASSKVFLGLSVASVAAIAGFGITSMLPKSPTQSPPPAPLFTNPTQEQIPTVSSTPSASSPETTISPSSSTPATTSTTRRRRNRRPLVQTEYSRNRNSSEESPQKDTKESLPTNSEPPKVSPSTSPATNSLVEKLRAVRSSRNASPSPSVNQDSASPPAQKQLNPAVIPAAPAPAENKPEPPAVVVPTSSDNQPPKEN is encoded by the coding sequence ATGTTAGCAGGTACAACTTTACAGGCTGGTAAGTATACCCTAAATCAGGAAATAGGGCGCGGTGGCTTTGGCATTACGTTCAAGGCTACTCATCACTACTTGGGTCAAGAGGTGGTGATGAAAACCATCAACGAACGGCTGCGACAACATCCTGAGTTTGCTAAGTTCGAGCGTCAATTCCAAGATGAAGCCAGAAGATTAGCTACTTGCGTTCACCCGAATATTGTGCGGGTTAGCGACTTTTTTATAGAGGCTGGGTTGCCTTACATGGTGATGGAATACATCCCTGGGGAAACTTTGGGGAATGCATTTATATTACCAGGAATACCGATGCCAGAAGCAACAGCGATCCATTACATTCGGCAAATCGCGGCGGCGTTACAGGTGGTACATAACAATGGTTTGCTACATCGAGATATTAAGCCAGATAACATTATCCTCCGGGCAGGAACTCAAGAGGTAGTGTTAATTGATTTCGGTATTGCCAGGGAGTTTAATAGTGGTGTGCGACAGACCCACACGGGGATGGTGTCGGAGGGATATTCTCCGATTGAACAATACCTGACACAAGCCCCACGCACGCCGGCTACTGATGTATATGGTTTGGCGGCGACGTTATACGCGCTGTTGACGGCGCAAGTTCCCTTACCTGCGTTGTTACGCGATCGCGAAAAAATGCCTTCTCCCCGCGAATTACAACCACATTTAAGCGCGGCTGTCAACCAAGCAGTGATGCGGGGAATGGCGGTGGAATCTCGCTTTCGTCCCCCGACAGTGGCGGAGTGGTTGAAGTTGCTACCGGGGATGGGGATGAATGCAGCGCCACAAGTTGTCCCGACGCACACAGTCGCCACTGTGAATTTATCGCTGCAAGAACAAGAAAATTTGCTGAAGAGGACTACTCAGCGCCGTATGCCGATAACGTCAGCGATCGCTAATGTCAAATCATTAGCTCCAAAATTGGCATCATCAAAAGTATTTCTCGGCTTAAGTGTAGCATCCGTGGCGGCGATCGCCGGATTTGGCATCACCAGTATGCTCCCCAAATCGCCAACCCAGTCGCCGCCACCAGCACCACTGTTCACCAATCCCACCCAAGAGCAAATTCCCACCGTCAGCAGCACACCGTCAGCATCCAGCCCAGAGACAACTATTTCCCCGTCTAGCTCTACCCCTGCGACTACCTCCACCACACGGCGCAGGCGCAATCGTCGTCCATTAGTACAAACTGAGTATTCTCGCAACCGTAACAGTAGTGAAGAATCACCACAAAAGGATACTAAAGAATCCTTACCTACCAACAGCGAGCCACCCAAAGTCTCGCCCAGCACGTCCCCAGCCACAAATTCCCTAGTGGAAAAGCTCAGAGCAGTGCGCTCGTCGCGGAATGCATCACCTTCACCATCTGTTAACCAAGATTCGG
- a CDS encoding BamA/OMP85 family outer membrane protein, translating to MRVSSAAIFTLATLAVSDVTGQAIAAPAKNTTPVAKAGNLIVPVIEDSPVILKSVAVPETIVAQQFSQNSGTVQRGVNKNSPVVLPSASDLVVTTTDVQIVGANQELQQIIRQVIKTQTGGETSQKQLQTDVTAILDTGLFVTANVNSRSTTKGLSVTYQVQPIIVRSLQLSGARALSNQIVQKQFQTQIGTAISPAALKQAVAQLNKWYTDNGYNLARVLSIKPNRDGILTLNVAEGLVGDIKFRFVNDEGQTVDSKGNPVTGRTKPDFLKQQLRLKPGQLFQENVVRQDVQQLYKLGLFATVNVALEGDATKVDLVYELKEIGARAVNVGGSYSTDQGLIGTLNYQDQNIGGVNDKLGVNVGVGLRDLQFDTKFTSPYRETNPDRLGYTINAFRRRELSQIFDDKIELANGDRAREGRIGAGVSFQRPIDDWNTSLGFNYSRTSIRDRQGNITPTDVKGNTLTASGTGVDDLTTVSFTASKDRRDNVINPTKGSILTLSTEQSVPLGQGNISMNRLKANYSQYVPVQLFNSKQPQVFALNVQAGTVLGNLPPYEAFNLGGTNSVRGYDSGNVGTGRSYVLASAEYRFPILPVVGGVLFADYASDLGSGDTVLGNPAGVRGKPGNGFGYGAGIRLDSPLGLIRADYGINDQGESRVHLGIGQRF from the coding sequence ATGCGAGTTTCTTCTGCGGCAATCTTTACTTTAGCGACTTTAGCAGTCAGCGATGTGACTGGACAAGCCATAGCCGCACCTGCCAAGAATACCACTCCGGTTGCCAAAGCCGGAAATTTGATAGTACCAGTAATTGAGGACTCACCTGTAATTTTAAAATCAGTTGCGGTACCAGAGACGATAGTTGCACAACAATTTTCTCAAAATTCGGGAACTGTGCAAAGGGGAGTGAACAAAAATTCCCCAGTCGTTCTTCCTTCTGCGTCCGATTTAGTTGTCACCACTACAGATGTGCAAATAGTAGGGGCTAATCAGGAATTACAGCAGATTATTCGCCAAGTAATAAAAACCCAAACTGGGGGAGAAACTAGTCAAAAGCAACTGCAAACAGATGTGACAGCAATTTTAGATACAGGTTTGTTTGTGACAGCTAATGTTAATAGCCGCAGCACTACCAAAGGCTTGAGTGTCACTTATCAAGTACAGCCGATAATAGTGCGATCGCTGCAGCTTTCTGGTGCTCGAGCACTAAGCAATCAAATCGTCCAAAAACAGTTCCAAACGCAAATTGGCACCGCTATCAGCCCCGCCGCACTCAAACAAGCAGTAGCACAACTCAATAAATGGTACACTGATAACGGTTATAATTTGGCAAGAGTCTTGTCGATTAAACCCAACCGAGACGGCATCCTCACCTTAAATGTCGCTGAAGGCTTGGTGGGTGATATCAAATTTCGCTTCGTCAACGATGAAGGTCAAACTGTTGATAGCAAAGGTAATCCAGTTACAGGACGCACCAAACCAGATTTTCTCAAACAGCAACTGCGACTCAAACCCGGTCAACTTTTTCAAGAAAACGTTGTTAGACAAGATGTACAGCAATTATATAAACTCGGTTTATTTGCAACGGTGAATGTAGCTCTCGAAGGAGACGCCACCAAAGTTGACCTGGTTTATGAACTCAAGGAAATCGGCGCTCGTGCAGTGAATGTGGGCGGGAGTTACAGCACTGACCAAGGATTAATTGGCACACTCAACTATCAAGACCAGAATATCGGTGGTGTGAACGATAAATTGGGAGTGAACGTCGGGGTGGGGCTGCGCGACTTGCAGTTTGATACCAAATTTACTAGTCCTTATCGAGAAACCAATCCAGATCGTCTAGGTTACACCATCAACGCCTTTCGCCGCCGAGAACTCTCACAAATCTTTGATGATAAAATTGAACTCGCTAACGGTGATAGGGCGCGGGAAGGTAGAATTGGCGCTGGCGTTAGCTTTCAACGACCGATTGACGACTGGAACACATCTTTGGGATTTAACTATAGCCGCACCAGTATCCGCGATCGCCAAGGTAATATTACCCCAACAGATGTCAAAGGCAATACCTTAACTGCAAGCGGTACAGGTGTCGATGATTTGACTACAGTCTCTTTCACCGCCTCCAAAGATCGCCGAGATAACGTTATCAACCCCACCAAAGGCTCTATCCTCACCCTCAGTACAGAACAATCTGTACCCCTGGGTCAAGGTAATATTTCCATGAATCGCCTCAAAGCCAACTACAGCCAGTATGTCCCCGTGCAATTATTTAACAGCAAACAACCACAAGTGTTTGCATTGAATGTCCAAGCTGGTACTGTTCTCGGTAATTTACCACCTTATGAAGCCTTTAATTTGGGTGGAACCAACTCAGTCCGGGGCTACGACTCTGGAAATGTCGGCACTGGTCGCAGTTATGTCCTCGCTTCCGCAGAATACCGCTTCCCCATTCTACCCGTAGTTGGGGGTGTCCTCTTCGCCGATTACGCCTCAGACCTCGGATCTGGCGACACCGTTTTAGGCAATCCCGCCGGGGTACGCGGTAAACCCGGTAACGGCTTCGGCTACGGCGCCGGTATCCGTCTGGATTCACCCCTCGGCTTAATCCGCGCTGATTACGGCATTAACGACCAAGGAGAGAGCCGGGTACATTTGGGGATTGGTCAGAGGTTTTAG
- a CDS encoding lipid-A-disaccharide synthase-related protein, translated as MSNVPQSATASSRLQLLVLSNGHGEDIIAVRILQELLQQANPPDIFALPLVGEGHAYQQLQIPFIGTTRAMPSGGFVYMDGRQLANDVRGGLLQLTVSQIQAMRRWVKSQKKLGNRSAILAVGDILPLLFATFSGANYAFVGTAKSEYHVRDEVGLLPRQTKGAYWENFSGSIYHPWERWLMSRRRCRAVFPRDALTAKILSQWKIPVFDLGNPMMDGLEPSFPTSRLYTADFSESEMIRPLIVTLLPGSRPPEAYTNWEMIMVAMSALMASFRERDSVFLTSGMLVFLGAIAANLDQNILCQTLNLQGWRPHPETPIPFRDPQALIFKQKNAYLILTQNAYNDCLHLADLAIAMAGTATEQFVGLGKPAIAIPGLGPQYTPAFAEAQSRLLGPSLILVDQPPKVAKVIQSLFRNPDTLQLIADNGLQRLGKPGAAKRIADCLREQLG; from the coding sequence ATGAGTAATGTACCCCAGTCAGCCACAGCCTCTTCTCGTTTGCAGTTACTGGTTTTGAGCAACGGTCATGGAGAGGATATCATCGCTGTCCGCATTTTACAGGAACTGCTGCAACAAGCAAACCCACCAGATATCTTTGCTTTACCTTTGGTAGGTGAAGGACACGCTTATCAGCAGTTGCAAATTCCTTTCATTGGAACGACACGTGCAATGCCTTCTGGTGGTTTTGTTTATATGGATGGACGCCAATTAGCAAACGATGTCCGGGGAGGGTTATTGCAACTTACGGTAAGCCAAATCCAAGCGATGCGTCGTTGGGTAAAATCTCAAAAAAAATTAGGTAATCGCAGTGCTATTTTAGCTGTCGGAGACATTTTACCACTGTTGTTTGCAACTTTCAGCGGTGCTAACTATGCTTTTGTGGGTACGGCTAAATCTGAGTATCATGTGCGCGATGAAGTTGGGTTGTTACCGCGCCAAACTAAAGGCGCGTATTGGGAAAACTTTTCTGGTTCAATTTACCATCCTTGGGAAAGGTGGTTGATGAGTCGTCGTCGTTGTCGAGCGGTATTTCCTAGAGATGCGCTGACAGCAAAAATCTTAAGCCAGTGGAAAATTCCGGTTTTTGATTTGGGTAATCCGATGATGGATGGTTTAGAGCCAAGCTTTCCTACTTCCAGATTATACACCGCAGATTTCTCTGAAAGTGAGATGATTCGCCCTTTAATTGTCACCTTGCTTCCTGGTTCGCGCCCACCGGAAGCTTATACAAACTGGGAAATGATCATGGTGGCGATGTCTGCGTTAATGGCTAGTTTTCGGGAGCGGGATTCGGTTTTTCTCACTTCGGGGATGTTAGTATTTCTAGGAGCGATCGCTGCGAATTTAGATCAGAATATACTCTGTCAAACCCTCAATCTCCAAGGCTGGCGACCCCACCCAGAAACGCCGATTCCCTTCCGTGATCCTCAAGCTTTGATATTTAAGCAAAAAAATGCCTATCTGATTTTAACCCAAAATGCCTATAACGATTGTCTGCATTTAGCAGATTTAGCGATCGCCATGGCTGGAACCGCAACAGAACAATTTGTCGGTTTGGGGAAACCGGCGATCGCTATCCCCGGTTTAGGGCCGCAATACACCCCCGCTTTTGCAGAAGCCCAAAGCCGTCTCCTCGGCCCCTCTCTGATTTTGGTAGACCAACCACCAAAGGTCGCTAAGGTAATCCAGTCTCTCTTCCGCAATCCTGACACACTCCAACTAATTGCTGACAATGGTTTGCAACGCCTGGGTAAACCGGGCGCTGCGAAACGGATTGCAGATTGTTTACGAGAACAGTTAGGATGA
- a CDS encoding response regulator transcription factor, with the protein MSEISIILIEDHDLTRMGLRAALQSHGGLKVVGEAANATQGMKLLETAKPDVAVVDIGLPDMDGIELTRKFKRHQAESGQLGTKILILTMDHTEDAVLAAFAAGADSYYMKETSINKLTEAIQATYTGNSWIDPAIANVVLRKMRQGFPGETQSSDKPKTVKIEALASEYEQVLETYPLTQRELEILELIVAGCSNGQIAEKLYITVGTVKTHVRNILNKLCADDRTQAAVRALRSGLVG; encoded by the coding sequence ATGAGTGAAATCAGTATTATTTTAATTGAAGATCATGACCTTACCCGGATGGGACTCAGGGCTGCACTACAGTCGCACGGCGGATTAAAGGTGGTTGGTGAAGCAGCTAACGCAACTCAGGGGATGAAACTACTGGAAACAGCTAAACCAGATGTTGCTGTTGTCGATATCGGCTTACCCGATATGGATGGAATTGAACTGACACGCAAATTTAAGCGCCACCAAGCAGAAAGTGGGCAGTTAGGAACTAAGATTTTAATTTTGACGATGGATCATACTGAGGATGCGGTATTAGCGGCTTTTGCTGCTGGCGCTGACTCTTATTATATGAAAGAGACGAGTATTAATAAATTAACAGAAGCGATCCAAGCAACTTATACAGGTAACTCTTGGATTGACCCGGCGATCGCTAATGTGGTATTACGTAAGATGCGACAAGGTTTTCCCGGCGAAACCCAATCAAGTGATAAGCCGAAAACTGTCAAAATTGAAGCCTTGGCGTCTGAATATGAACAAGTTTTAGAAACCTATCCCTTGACTCAACGGGAATTAGAAATTTTAGAATTGATTGTCGCTGGCTGTAGCAACGGTCAAATTGCTGAGAAACTCTACATCACGGTGGGTACAGTGAAAACCCACGTCCGCAACATCTTGAACAAGCTCTGCGCTGATGACCGCACCCAAGCTGCTGTTCGCGCTCTCCGCTCTGGATTAGTTGGTTAA
- a CDS encoding PAS domain S-box protein, whose amino-acid sequence MDKLAPTAANKIACNTSKQAFEFMGVLQLDGLLIEINQAALDFGGLTREKVINRPCWEANWWRNSPENQTKLRSAIAQAATGKSVLFPINILDANHDSVTVNLEIRPLKNQSEQITLLILQSQILTNAISSPTTSSLSPLQSVKNLSNLYADLVDSLPVGLNVWHLEDPDNIYSLRLVSTNAVASSLTGVSSSSYLGKYVTDCYPSELIQSANLQLYAQVALGDSPEQTQEIYYSDRHNPCSCFSLKVFPLPHCCVGVLLEDITQQKYAQQALKASEHHYATLTKMSPVGIFRTDTAGNCLYVNDRWTQITGLTAVDALNQGWRQAVHPEDLEQLDLEVERILADKLPFTGELRFLHPSGKISWVYSSAVVETDVNDQAIGYIGTVMEITERKQAEQASQESEERFRATFEQAAVGIAHVGIDGRWLRVNQKLCEIVGYTRQELLHLTFQEITYPDDLQTDLNYMRQLLAGEIETYSMEKRYICKDNLPCWINLTVSLVRENGETAISNTIRHQPKYFIAVIEDISDRKLAELTLQQRAEELTRVNNILAQTTTILQKRNQELDQFAYVASHDLKAPLRAIANLSEWLEEDLGDQLPAENQHQMRLLRGRVQRMEALINGLLEYSRIGRTHAEQSVVDVETLLQEVIDSLEPPPTFIIDVASEMPIFRTKHLLLQQIFANLISNAIKHNPRVDGHVQISVKDQGRWYEFAVADNGPGISPEYQDKIFVIFQTLESRDHKENTGIGLAIVKKIVETEGGNITLTSSLGKGSTFRFTWTKHQNE is encoded by the coding sequence ATGGACAAACTAGCGCCAACTGCAGCAAATAAAATAGCATGTAACACCTCAAAACAAGCATTTGAATTCATGGGGGTGTTACAGCTTGATGGATTGCTGATAGAAATCAATCAAGCGGCGTTAGATTTCGGTGGATTAACAAGAGAGAAAGTTATTAATCGTCCTTGTTGGGAAGCTAATTGGTGGAGAAATTCACCAGAAAATCAAACTAAATTAAGAAGTGCGATCGCTCAAGCAGCAACGGGAAAATCGGTGCTATTTCCCATAAATATTTTAGATGCTAACCATGATAGTGTGACCGTCAATCTTGAGATTCGTCCCCTCAAAAATCAATCTGAACAAATTACGTTATTAATTTTGCAAAGTCAGATATTAACTAACGCCATTTCTTCCCCCACAACATCTTCCTTATCTCCTTTACAGTCAGTAAAAAATCTGAGCAATTTATATGCTGATTTGGTTGATAGTTTACCAGTGGGTTTAAATGTTTGGCATTTAGAAGATCCAGATAACATTTATTCATTGCGGTTGGTGAGTACGAACGCGGTAGCTAGTAGCTTAACGGGGGTATCTTCTTCAAGTTATTTGGGCAAATACGTTACAGACTGCTATCCTAGCGAACTGATACAATCAGCTAACTTGCAACTATACGCACAAGTAGCCTTAGGCGATTCGCCAGAACAGACTCAAGAAATTTACTATAGCGATCGCCATAATCCTTGTAGCTGTTTCAGCCTCAAAGTCTTCCCCTTACCGCACTGCTGTGTAGGAGTGCTATTAGAGGATATAACTCAGCAAAAATACGCACAACAAGCTCTCAAAGCTAGTGAACATCATTACGCCACCCTCACGAAAATGTCCCCTGTGGGCATTTTTCGCACAGACACAGCAGGAAATTGTCTTTATGTCAACGACCGTTGGACTCAAATTACTGGACTCACCGCTGTTGACGCCCTTAATCAAGGTTGGCGCCAAGCGGTTCACCCCGAAGACCTAGAACAGCTAGATTTAGAAGTAGAACGCATCCTCGCAGACAAACTACCATTCACTGGAGAACTGCGTTTTCTTCACCCCAGTGGTAAAATATCTTGGGTGTATTCCAGTGCTGTGGTGGAAACTGATGTCAATGATCAAGCGATCGGCTACATCGGTACGGTCATGGAAATCACCGAACGCAAGCAAGCAGAGCAAGCTTCCCAAGAAAGCGAAGAAAGATTCCGGGCTACCTTTGAGCAAGCTGCAGTGGGTATCGCCCATGTGGGAATTGATGGTCGCTGGTTGCGAGTCAATCAGAAACTATGTGAAATTGTCGGTTACACCAGACAAGAATTATTACATCTTACCTTCCAGGAAATTACCTATCCTGACGATCTACAAACCGATCTCAATTATATGCGTCAGCTTTTGGCGGGTGAAATCGAAACCTATTCCATGGAAAAACGCTACATCTGCAAAGATAATTTACCTTGCTGGATTAACTTGACGGTATCACTGGTGCGGGAAAATGGTGAGACAGCCATCAGCAACACTATTCGCCATCAACCAAAATACTTTATTGCTGTCATTGAAGATATCAGCGATCGCAAACTTGCAGAATTAACTCTCCAGCAACGAGCCGAAGAATTAACACGAGTCAACAATATTTTAGCGCAAACCACCACAATCTTACAAAAACGTAATCAAGAATTAGACCAATTTGCTTACGTGGCTTCCCACGATTTGAAAGCACCTTTACGAGCGATCGCAAATCTTTCAGAATGGTTAGAAGAAGACCTCGGCGACCAACTCCCCGCTGAAAATCAACACCAGATGCGTTTACTGCGGGGACGAGTCCAACGCATGGAAGCATTAATTAACGGCTTACTTGAATATTCCCGCATTGGGCGCACCCACGCCGAGCAATCTGTGGTGGATGTGGAGACTTTACTACAGGAAGTGATCGACTCCTTAGAACCACCACCAACATTTATCATTGATGTCGCTTCCGAAATGCCGATTTTCAGAACCAAACATTTACTATTACAACAAATATTCGCCAACTTAATTAGCAACGCCATCAAACACAACCCACGAGTTGATGGCCATGTGCAAATTTCCGTCAAAGACCAGGGGAGATGGTACGAATTCGCCGTGGCTGACAACGGCCCCGGTATTTCCCCTGAATACCAAGATAAAATCTTTGTAATCTTTCAGACCCTAGAATCCCGCGATCATAAAGAGAACACTGGGATTGGTCTGGCGATCGTCAAAAAAATAGTTGAAACAGAAGGAGGAAATATCACTTTAACATCCAGCTTAGGTAAAGGCAGCACTTTTCGTTTTACCTGGACTAAGCATCAAAATGAGTAA
- a CDS encoding response regulator — protein MAQKVINILLVEDDEVDIMNVKRAFKKVNITNPIYVANNGVEALTMLRGEDNQPPLFPPERRLILLDLNMPKMGGIEFLQEIRSDSQLRTTPVVVMTTSNQDQDRVEAYNLNVAGYILKPVTFASFVEMMAALNRYWVLCELP, from the coding sequence ATGGCGCAAAAAGTGATTAACATACTATTAGTGGAGGACGACGAAGTTGATATTATGAATGTCAAACGGGCATTCAAAAAAGTTAACATTACCAATCCAATTTATGTAGCCAACAACGGGGTAGAAGCTTTAACAATGCTTCGTGGCGAGGATAATCAACCGCCTTTATTTCCTCCCGAACGTCGTCTAATTTTACTAGATTTAAACATGCCGAAAATGGGTGGAATTGAATTTCTGCAAGAAATTCGTTCAGACTCCCAATTGCGAACTACACCAGTGGTGGTGATGACGACTTCCAACCAAGATCAAGACCGAGTAGAAGCCTATAACTTAAACGTCGCTGGTTATATACTCAAACCTGTCACCTTCGCTAGTTTTGTGGAAATGATGGCAGCACTCAA